A part of Cervus elaphus chromosome 11, mCerEla1.1, whole genome shotgun sequence genomic DNA contains:
- the FAM228B gene encoding protein FAM228B isoform X3 codes for MRVGLSFASWDNWHYCSITTVFLGNLLFVTTMKSYENDLITDKLPKLKSSREWLEPQPLSFMEVLAKEDVDAAIQSILYRENYIIKELDKCLKHHDFLNARRKEILYKRWVDHVADPLQKKIIEKVTSYKKIKKRRQEELDGFLKYVNKKGNAFIEHYDPKEYDPFYMNKEDPNFLKVTIPPFRDPLKKAQYDKDDGKRILLQCETGKIYTMKEFKEVEKAKLHSRFPGISSSRHLMTPNEWIRLPPNYIESEFCKRSRF; via the exons ATGAGAGTAGGCCTTTCTTTTGCATCCTGGGACAACTGGCATTACTGCTCAATCACAACAG tttttctaggGAATCTGTTATTTGTGACCACAATGAAAAGTTATGAGAATGATCTGATAACTGACAAGCTTCCCAAGCTCAAGAGCTCAAGAGAATGGTTGGAGCCACAGCCACTTTCTTTTATGGAG GTATTAGCTAAGGAAGATGTTGATGCAGCTATTCAATCAATATTATATagagaaaattatataattaag GAATTAGATAAGTGTTTAAAACATCATGACTTCTTAAatgcaagaagaaaagagatattGTATAAAAGATGGGTTGACCATGTGGCAGATCCTCTCCagaagaaaattatagaaaaagttACTTCAtataagaagattaaaaaaagaagacaagaagaattagatggttttttaaaatatgtaaataaaaag GGAAATGCATTTATAGAGCATTATGATCCAAAAGAGTATGATCCTTTTTACATGAACAAAGAGGACCCGAATTTTCTGAAG GTTACCATCCCACCGTTTCGTGACCCTTTGAAAAAAGCACAATATGACAAAGATGATGGGAAAAGAATTCTTCTTCAGTGTGAGACTG GcaaaatatatacaatgaaagAATTTAAAGAGGTTGAGAAGGCCAAACTGCATTCCAGATTCCCAGGAATTTCTAGTTCAAGGCATTTAATGACTCCAAATGAGTGGATTAGACTGCCTCCAAACTACATAGAAAGTGAATTTTGTAAAAGGAGCAG
- the FAM228B gene encoding protein FAM228B isoform X1: protein MRVGLSFASWDNWHYCSITTVFLGNLLFVTTMKSYENDLITDKLPKLKSSREWLEPQPLSFMEVLAKEDVDAAIQSILYRENYIIKELDKCLKHHDFLNARRKEILYKRWVDHVADPLQKKIIEKVTSYKKIKKRRQEELDGFLKYVNKKGNAFIEHYDPKEYDPFYMNKEDPNFLKVTIPPFRDPLKKAQYDKDDGKRILLQCETGKIYTMKEFKEVEKAKLHSRFPGISSSRHLMTPNEWIRLPPNYIESEFCKRSRLKIKVNFNESSFDLKPLARTPHLEFQKEDKAVIYK, encoded by the exons ATGAGAGTAGGCCTTTCTTTTGCATCCTGGGACAACTGGCATTACTGCTCAATCACAACAG tttttctaggGAATCTGTTATTTGTGACCACAATGAAAAGTTATGAGAATGATCTGATAACTGACAAGCTTCCCAAGCTCAAGAGCTCAAGAGAATGGTTGGAGCCACAGCCACTTTCTTTTATGGAG GTATTAGCTAAGGAAGATGTTGATGCAGCTATTCAATCAATATTATATagagaaaattatataattaag GAATTAGATAAGTGTTTAAAACATCATGACTTCTTAAatgcaagaagaaaagagatattGTATAAAAGATGGGTTGACCATGTGGCAGATCCTCTCCagaagaaaattatagaaaaagttACTTCAtataagaagattaaaaaaagaagacaagaagaattagatggttttttaaaatatgtaaataaaaag GGAAATGCATTTATAGAGCATTATGATCCAAAAGAGTATGATCCTTTTTACATGAACAAAGAGGACCCGAATTTTCTGAAG GTTACCATCCCACCGTTTCGTGACCCTTTGAAAAAAGCACAATATGACAAAGATGATGGGAAAAGAATTCTTCTTCAGTGTGAGACTG GcaaaatatatacaatgaaagAATTTAAAGAGGTTGAGAAGGCCAAACTGCATTCCAGATTCCCAGGAATTTCTAGTTCAAGGCATTTAATGACTCCAAATGAGTGGATTAGACTGCCTCCAAACTACATAGAAAGTGAATTTTGTAAAAGGAGCAG gttaaaaataaaagtgaattttaatgAAAGCAGTTTTGACTTGAAACCTTTGGCAAGAACTCCTCATCTGGAATTCCAAAAAGAAGATAAAGCAGTTATTTATAAGTAA
- the PFN4 gene encoding profilin-4 translates to MSHLQNLLLDTLLGTKHVDSAALIKLQERSLCVASPGFSVMPSDVRTLVNGFAKNPLKTRREGLYFKEKDYKCVRADDYSLYAKNENTGVIVVKTHLYLLVATYSEGMYPSVCVEATEKLGDYLRRKGN, encoded by the exons ATGAGCCATTTGCAGAACTTACTGTTAGATACACTCCTGGGAACAAAGCATGTGGACAGTGCAGCCCTCATCAAACTCCAGGAGCGAAGCCTATGTGTAGCATCACCAGGATTTAGT GTAATGCCCAGTGATGTCCGAACACTTGTAAATGGGTTTGCCAAGAACCCTTTGAAAACCAGAAGAGAAGGATTGTATTTCAAGGAGAAGGACTACAAATGTGTCCGGGCAGATGACTATTCTCTTTATGCCAAGAAT gAAAACACTGGTGTGATTGTTGTGAAGACCCATCTGTATCTTCTGGTGGCAACTTACTCTGAAGGCATGTATCCTAGTGTCTGTGTGGAAGCCACAGAGAAGTTGG GAGACTATCtaagaagaaaagggaattaa
- the FAM228B gene encoding protein FAM228B isoform X2: protein MKSYENDLITDKLPKLKSSREWLEPQPLSFMEVLAKEDVDAAIQSILYRENYIIKELDKCLKHHDFLNARRKEILYKRWVDHVADPLQKKIIEKVTSYKKIKKRRQEELDGFLKYVNKKGNAFIEHYDPKEYDPFYMNKEDPNFLKVTIPPFRDPLKKAQYDKDDGKRILLQCETGKIYTMKEFKEVEKAKLHSRFPGISSSRHLMTPNEWIRLPPNYIESEFCKRSRLKIKVNFNESSFDLKPLARTPHLEFQKEDKAVIYKF, encoded by the exons ATGAAAAGTTATGAGAATGATCTGATAACTGACAAGCTTCCCAAGCTCAAGAGCTCAAGAGAATGGTTGGAGCCACAGCCACTTTCTTTTATGGAG GTATTAGCTAAGGAAGATGTTGATGCAGCTATTCAATCAATATTATATagagaaaattatataattaag GAATTAGATAAGTGTTTAAAACATCATGACTTCTTAAatgcaagaagaaaagagatattGTATAAAAGATGGGTTGACCATGTGGCAGATCCTCTCCagaagaaaattatagaaaaagttACTTCAtataagaagattaaaaaaagaagacaagaagaattagatggttttttaaaatatgtaaataaaaag GGAAATGCATTTATAGAGCATTATGATCCAAAAGAGTATGATCCTTTTTACATGAACAAAGAGGACCCGAATTTTCTGAAG GTTACCATCCCACCGTTTCGTGACCCTTTGAAAAAAGCACAATATGACAAAGATGATGGGAAAAGAATTCTTCTTCAGTGTGAGACTG GcaaaatatatacaatgaaagAATTTAAAGAGGTTGAGAAGGCCAAACTGCATTCCAGATTCCCAGGAATTTCTAGTTCAAGGCATTTAATGACTCCAAATGAGTGGATTAGACTGCCTCCAAACTACATAGAAAGTGAATTTTGTAAAAGGAGCAG gttaaaaataaaagtgaattttaatgAAAGCAGTTTTGACTTGAAACCTTTGGCAAGAACTCCTCATCTGGAATTCCAAAAAGAAGATAAAGCAGTTATTTATAA
- the FAM228B gene encoding protein FAM228B isoform X5 encodes MNKEDPNFLKVTIPPFRDPLKKAQYDKDDGKRILLQCETGKIYTMKEFKEVEKAKLHSRFPGISSSRHLMTPNEWIRLPPNYIESEFCKRSRLKIKVNFNESSFDLKPLARTPHLEFQKEDKAVIYKF; translated from the exons ATGAACAAAGAGGACCCGAATTTTCTGAAG GTTACCATCCCACCGTTTCGTGACCCTTTGAAAAAAGCACAATATGACAAAGATGATGGGAAAAGAATTCTTCTTCAGTGTGAGACTG GcaaaatatatacaatgaaagAATTTAAAGAGGTTGAGAAGGCCAAACTGCATTCCAGATTCCCAGGAATTTCTAGTTCAAGGCATTTAATGACTCCAAATGAGTGGATTAGACTGCCTCCAAACTACATAGAAAGTGAATTTTGTAAAAGGAGCAG gttaaaaataaaagtgaattttaatgAAAGCAGTTTTGACTTGAAACCTTTGGCAAGAACTCCTCATCTGGAATTCCAAAAAGAAGATAAAGCAGTTATTTATAA